In one window of Musa acuminata AAA Group cultivar baxijiao chromosome BXJ3-2, Cavendish_Baxijiao_AAA, whole genome shotgun sequence DNA:
- the LOC135631659 gene encoding probable CoA ligase CCL8 isoform X2, whose amino-acid sequence MSARVVGRRLLLLSGLHYERIQSFLPSLPSFSRPPLYLFKILPVIATPISPLLRLIVNLSTSSSKSDGPLTSSIVSLNESEILWSFVFCSRQIIDEQFHIYALYQQVKEGCTASGSAEVVNGSRYLHGARVGIVAKPSAEFVGAILGTWLRGGVAVPLAISYPESELLHVMNDSDVSMILSTPEHQETMENVAAKCSAKVSLIPTVTSMPSNNMFSEHSGEEAIGLVVELIREIEDSCMIKGDDPALILYTSGTTGKPKGVVHTHKSIIAQVQILSEAWEYTNNDQFLHCLPLHHVHGLFNALLAPLYAGSVVEFMPKFSVRGVWQRWRDSYPKDGNKAADAITLFTGVPTMYTRLLQGYQTMDSDLQKACASAANQLRLMMCGSSALPFPVMKQWEEITGHRLLERYGMTEFVMAISNPLHGVRKGGTVGKPLPRVEVKILAEDGSEVGTRGVGELCVRSPSLFKEYWKLPKVTEESFTDDGFFKTGDTVTTDEDGYYVILGRTNADIMKVGGYKLSALEIEAILLEHKAVSECCILGLLDEDYGEIVCAIIAPHADARSSAEQEQKPAITLEDLRSWSKDKLAPYKIPTKLFLWDSLPRNAMGKVNKKEIKKLLEQQP is encoded by the exons ATGAGCGCGAGAGTCGTTGGGAGACGATTACTGCTACTGTCGGGGCTACATTATGAGCGCATTCAAAGTTTCCTACCGTCTCTCCCCTCTTTTTCACGACCTCCTCTTTATCTCTTCAAGATCCTCCCCGTTATCGCTACTCCAATCTCGCCTCTTCTCAG GCTTATAGTCAACCTGagcacttcatcatcaaaatcagatggACCTTTGACCTCTTCAATTGTTTCACTGAACGAATCAGAAATTCTTTGGTCGTTTGTCTTCTGCTCTAGACAGATTATAGATGAACAGTTCCACATTTACGCCCTCTATCAGCAG GTGAAGGAAGGGTGCACAGCTTCAGGTTCTGCTGAGGTTGTCAATGGATCAAGATACCTTCATGGTGCTCGGGTAGGGATTGTGGCTAAACCTTCTGCTGAGTTTGTTGGGGCAATCCTTGGTACATGGCTCCGTGGAGGAGTGGCAGTTCCTCTCGCTATAAGCTATCCAGAATCAGAGCTTTTGCATGTGATGAATGATTCA GATGTATCCATGATACTGAGCACTCCAGAGCATCAAGAAACCATGGAGAATGTGGCTGCTAAATGCTCTGCTAAAGTTTCACTAATTCCAACGGTCACCAGTATGCCATCAAACAATATGTTCAGTGAACATTCAGGGGAAGAAGCTATTGGTTTGGTTGTTGAGTTGATAAGGGAAATTGAGGATTCATGCATGATTAAAG GAGATGATCCTGCTCTGATTCTTTACACGAGTGGTACAACGGGTAAACCTAAAGGTGTTGTCCACACACACAAGAGCATAATTGCTCAG GTCCAAATTCTGTCTGAGGCTTGGGAATATACAAATAACGATCAGTTTCTGCATTGTCTACCCTTGCAC CATGTTCATGGTCTCTTCAATGCTTTATTGGCGCCTCTATATGCGGGATCAGTG GTTGAGTTCATGCCAAAATTTAGCGTACGAGGTGTGTGGCAGAGATGGCGTGATTCATACCCTAAAGATGGAAACAAAGCAGCTGATGCGATTACCTTATTTACAGGA GTTCCAACTATGTATACTAGACTGCTGCAAGGATATCAAACTATGGATTCTGATCTACAAAAGGCCTGTGCATCTGCAGCAAATCAATTGCGTCTCATG ATGTGTGGGTCTTCAGCTCTTCCATTTCCCGTTATGAAGCAATGGGAAGAGATAACAGGTCATCGCCTTTTAGAACGTTATGGCATGACTGAG TTTGTGATGGCAATATCCAATCCCTTGCATGGTGTACGAAAAGGAGGCACTGTCGGGAAACCTCTTCCTCGAGTAGAG GTGAAGATTCTTGCAGAAGATGGTAGTGAAGTTGGCACAAGGGGAGTGGGAGAGCTTTGTGTTAGAAGTCCCTCTCTGTTCAAGGAATATTGGAAACTGCCTAAG GTAACAGAGGAATCCTTTACTGATGATGGATTCTTCAAGACTGGAGATACAGTCACAACAGATGAAGATGGATACTACGTAATTTTGGGGC GTACTAATGCTGATATTATGAAAGTTGGTGGTTATAAGCTGTCAGCACTAGAAATTGAAGCAATACTTTTAGAG CACAAGGCAGTGTCAGAATGTTGCATTCTGGGCTTACTGGATGAGGATTATGGGGAAATTGTATGTGCTATAATTGCGCCTCATGCAGATGCAAGAAGTAGTGCAGAGCAAGAACAAAAGCCAGCAATAACCCTAGAAGATCTACGAAGTTGGTCCAAGGATAAACTAGCTCCATATAAG ATCCCGACAAAGTTGTTTCTGTGGGATTCTCTTCCTCGAAATGCCATGGGAAAG GTGAACAAGAAGGAGATCAAAAAATTACTGGAACAACAACCATAA
- the LOC135631659 gene encoding probable CoA ligase CCL8 isoform X4, giving the protein MEVVKAALSHVYATQERAVIRAEQKSYGYAQIVASAVNISNLLHDADVKTVKEGCTASGSAEVVNGSRYLHGARVGIVAKPSAEFVGAILGTWLRGGVAVPLAISYPESELLHVMNDSDVSMILSTPEHQETMENVAAKCSAKVSLIPTVTSMPSNNMFSEHSGEEAIGLVVELIREIEDSCMIKGDDPALILYTSGTTGKPKGVVHTHKSIIAQVQILSEAWEYTNNDQFLHCLPLHHVHGLFNALLAPLYAGSVVEFMPKFSVRGVWQRWRDSYPKDGNKAADAITLFTGVPTMYTRLLQGYQTMDSDLQKACASAANQLRLMMCGSSALPFPVMKQWEEITGHRLLERYGMTEFVMAISNPLHGVRKGGTVGKPLPRVEVKILAEDGSEVGTRGVGELCVRSPSLFKEYWKLPKVTEESFTDDGFFKTGDTVTTDEDGYYVILGRTNADIMKVGGYKLSALEIEAILLEHKAVSECCILGLLDEDYGEIVCAIIAPHADARSSAEQEQKPAITLEDLRSWSKDKLAPYKIPTKLFLWDSLPRNAMGKVNKKEIKKLLEQQP; this is encoded by the exons ATGGAAGTTGTTAAGGCAGCACTCAGCCATGTCTATGCGACTCAAGAACGTGCTGTTATAAGGGCTGAACAAAAAAGCTATGGTTATGCTCAAATCGTCGCTTCAGCTGTGAACATCTCAAATTTATTGCATGATGCAGATGTTAAAACT GTGAAGGAAGGGTGCACAGCTTCAGGTTCTGCTGAGGTTGTCAATGGATCAAGATACCTTCATGGTGCTCGGGTAGGGATTGTGGCTAAACCTTCTGCTGAGTTTGTTGGGGCAATCCTTGGTACATGGCTCCGTGGAGGAGTGGCAGTTCCTCTCGCTATAAGCTATCCAGAATCAGAGCTTTTGCATGTGATGAATGATTCA GATGTATCCATGATACTGAGCACTCCAGAGCATCAAGAAACCATGGAGAATGTGGCTGCTAAATGCTCTGCTAAAGTTTCACTAATTCCAACGGTCACCAGTATGCCATCAAACAATATGTTCAGTGAACATTCAGGGGAAGAAGCTATTGGTTTGGTTGTTGAGTTGATAAGGGAAATTGAGGATTCATGCATGATTAAAG GAGATGATCCTGCTCTGATTCTTTACACGAGTGGTACAACGGGTAAACCTAAAGGTGTTGTCCACACACACAAGAGCATAATTGCTCAG GTCCAAATTCTGTCTGAGGCTTGGGAATATACAAATAACGATCAGTTTCTGCATTGTCTACCCTTGCAC CATGTTCATGGTCTCTTCAATGCTTTATTGGCGCCTCTATATGCGGGATCAGTG GTTGAGTTCATGCCAAAATTTAGCGTACGAGGTGTGTGGCAGAGATGGCGTGATTCATACCCTAAAGATGGAAACAAAGCAGCTGATGCGATTACCTTATTTACAGGA GTTCCAACTATGTATACTAGACTGCTGCAAGGATATCAAACTATGGATTCTGATCTACAAAAGGCCTGTGCATCTGCAGCAAATCAATTGCGTCTCATG ATGTGTGGGTCTTCAGCTCTTCCATTTCCCGTTATGAAGCAATGGGAAGAGATAACAGGTCATCGCCTTTTAGAACGTTATGGCATGACTGAG TTTGTGATGGCAATATCCAATCCCTTGCATGGTGTACGAAAAGGAGGCACTGTCGGGAAACCTCTTCCTCGAGTAGAG GTGAAGATTCTTGCAGAAGATGGTAGTGAAGTTGGCACAAGGGGAGTGGGAGAGCTTTGTGTTAGAAGTCCCTCTCTGTTCAAGGAATATTGGAAACTGCCTAAG GTAACAGAGGAATCCTTTACTGATGATGGATTCTTCAAGACTGGAGATACAGTCACAACAGATGAAGATGGATACTACGTAATTTTGGGGC GTACTAATGCTGATATTATGAAAGTTGGTGGTTATAAGCTGTCAGCACTAGAAATTGAAGCAATACTTTTAGAG CACAAGGCAGTGTCAGAATGTTGCATTCTGGGCTTACTGGATGAGGATTATGGGGAAATTGTATGTGCTATAATTGCGCCTCATGCAGATGCAAGAAGTAGTGCAGAGCAAGAACAAAAGCCAGCAATAACCCTAGAAGATCTACGAAGTTGGTCCAAGGATAAACTAGCTCCATATAAG ATCCCGACAAAGTTGTTTCTGTGGGATTCTCTTCCTCGAAATGCCATGGGAAAG GTGAACAAGAAGGAGATCAAAAAATTACTGGAACAACAACCATAA
- the LOC135631659 gene encoding probable CoA ligase CCL8 isoform X3 has protein sequence MSAFKVSYRLSPLFHDLLFISSRSSPLSLLQSRLFSAHNTRPSSGTFMEVVKAALSHVYATQERAVIRAEQKSYGYAQIVASAVNISNLLHDADVKTVKEGCTASGSAEVVNGSRYLHGARVGIVAKPSAEFVGAILGTWLRGGVAVPLAISYPESELLHVMNDSDVSMILSTPEHQETMENVAAKCSAKVSLIPTVTSMPSNNMFSEHSGEEAIGLVVELIREIEDSCMIKGDDPALILYTSGTTGKPKGVVHTHKSIIAQVQILSEAWEYTNNDQFLHCLPLHHVHGLFNALLAPLYAGSVVEFMPKFSVRGVWQRWRDSYPKDGNKAADAITLFTGVPTMYTRLLQGYQTMDSDLQKACASAANQLRLMMCGSSALPFPVMKQWEEITGHRLLERYGMTEFVMAISNPLHGVRKGGTVGKPLPRVEVKILAEDGSEVGTRGVGELCVRSPSLFKEYWKLPKVTEESFTDDGFFKTGDTVTTDEDGYYVILGRTNADIMKVGGYKLSALEIEAILLEHKAVSECCILGLLDEDYGEIVCAIIAPHADARSSAEQEQKPAITLEDLRSWSKDKLAPYKIPTKLFLWDSLPRNAMGKVNKKEIKKLLEQQP, from the exons ATGAGCGCATTCAAAGTTTCCTACCGTCTCTCCCCTCTTTTTCACGACCTCCTCTTTATCTCTTCAAGATCCTCCCCGTTATCGCTACTCCAATCTCGCCTCTTCTCAG CTCATAATACCAGACCATCATCTGGTACATTCATGGAAGTTGTTAAGGCAGCACTCAGCCATGTCTATGCGACTCAAGAACGTGCTGTTATAAGGGCTGAACAAAAAAGCTATGGTTATGCTCAAATCGTCGCTTCAGCTGTGAACATCTCAAATTTATTGCATGATGCAGATGTTAAAACT GTGAAGGAAGGGTGCACAGCTTCAGGTTCTGCTGAGGTTGTCAATGGATCAAGATACCTTCATGGTGCTCGGGTAGGGATTGTGGCTAAACCTTCTGCTGAGTTTGTTGGGGCAATCCTTGGTACATGGCTCCGTGGAGGAGTGGCAGTTCCTCTCGCTATAAGCTATCCAGAATCAGAGCTTTTGCATGTGATGAATGATTCA GATGTATCCATGATACTGAGCACTCCAGAGCATCAAGAAACCATGGAGAATGTGGCTGCTAAATGCTCTGCTAAAGTTTCACTAATTCCAACGGTCACCAGTATGCCATCAAACAATATGTTCAGTGAACATTCAGGGGAAGAAGCTATTGGTTTGGTTGTTGAGTTGATAAGGGAAATTGAGGATTCATGCATGATTAAAG GAGATGATCCTGCTCTGATTCTTTACACGAGTGGTACAACGGGTAAACCTAAAGGTGTTGTCCACACACACAAGAGCATAATTGCTCAG GTCCAAATTCTGTCTGAGGCTTGGGAATATACAAATAACGATCAGTTTCTGCATTGTCTACCCTTGCAC CATGTTCATGGTCTCTTCAATGCTTTATTGGCGCCTCTATATGCGGGATCAGTG GTTGAGTTCATGCCAAAATTTAGCGTACGAGGTGTGTGGCAGAGATGGCGTGATTCATACCCTAAAGATGGAAACAAAGCAGCTGATGCGATTACCTTATTTACAGGA GTTCCAACTATGTATACTAGACTGCTGCAAGGATATCAAACTATGGATTCTGATCTACAAAAGGCCTGTGCATCTGCAGCAAATCAATTGCGTCTCATG ATGTGTGGGTCTTCAGCTCTTCCATTTCCCGTTATGAAGCAATGGGAAGAGATAACAGGTCATCGCCTTTTAGAACGTTATGGCATGACTGAG TTTGTGATGGCAATATCCAATCCCTTGCATGGTGTACGAAAAGGAGGCACTGTCGGGAAACCTCTTCCTCGAGTAGAG GTGAAGATTCTTGCAGAAGATGGTAGTGAAGTTGGCACAAGGGGAGTGGGAGAGCTTTGTGTTAGAAGTCCCTCTCTGTTCAAGGAATATTGGAAACTGCCTAAG GTAACAGAGGAATCCTTTACTGATGATGGATTCTTCAAGACTGGAGATACAGTCACAACAGATGAAGATGGATACTACGTAATTTTGGGGC GTACTAATGCTGATATTATGAAAGTTGGTGGTTATAAGCTGTCAGCACTAGAAATTGAAGCAATACTTTTAGAG CACAAGGCAGTGTCAGAATGTTGCATTCTGGGCTTACTGGATGAGGATTATGGGGAAATTGTATGTGCTATAATTGCGCCTCATGCAGATGCAAGAAGTAGTGCAGAGCAAGAACAAAAGCCAGCAATAACCCTAGAAGATCTACGAAGTTGGTCCAAGGATAAACTAGCTCCATATAAG ATCCCGACAAAGTTGTTTCTGTGGGATTCTCTTCCTCGAAATGCCATGGGAAAG GTGAACAAGAAGGAGATCAAAAAATTACTGGAACAACAACCATAA
- the LOC135631659 gene encoding probable CoA ligase CCL8 isoform X1, whose protein sequence is MSARVVGRRLLLLSGLHYERIQSFLPSLPSFSRPPLYLFKILPVIATPISPLLRLIVNLSTSSSKSDGPLTSSIVSLNESEILWSFVFCSRQIIDEQFHIYALYQQVKQVKEGCTASGSAEVVNGSRYLHGARVGIVAKPSAEFVGAILGTWLRGGVAVPLAISYPESELLHVMNDSDVSMILSTPEHQETMENVAAKCSAKVSLIPTVTSMPSNNMFSEHSGEEAIGLVVELIREIEDSCMIKGDDPALILYTSGTTGKPKGVVHTHKSIIAQVQILSEAWEYTNNDQFLHCLPLHHVHGLFNALLAPLYAGSVVEFMPKFSVRGVWQRWRDSYPKDGNKAADAITLFTGVPTMYTRLLQGYQTMDSDLQKACASAANQLRLMMCGSSALPFPVMKQWEEITGHRLLERYGMTEFVMAISNPLHGVRKGGTVGKPLPRVEVKILAEDGSEVGTRGVGELCVRSPSLFKEYWKLPKVTEESFTDDGFFKTGDTVTTDEDGYYVILGRTNADIMKVGGYKLSALEIEAILLEHKAVSECCILGLLDEDYGEIVCAIIAPHADARSSAEQEQKPAITLEDLRSWSKDKLAPYKIPTKLFLWDSLPRNAMGKVNKKEIKKLLEQQP, encoded by the exons ATGAGCGCGAGAGTCGTTGGGAGACGATTACTGCTACTGTCGGGGCTACATTATGAGCGCATTCAAAGTTTCCTACCGTCTCTCCCCTCTTTTTCACGACCTCCTCTTTATCTCTTCAAGATCCTCCCCGTTATCGCTACTCCAATCTCGCCTCTTCTCAG GCTTATAGTCAACCTGagcacttcatcatcaaaatcagatggACCTTTGACCTCTTCAATTGTTTCACTGAACGAATCAGAAATTCTTTGGTCGTTTGTCTTCTGCTCTAGACAGATTATAGATGAACAGTTCCACATTTACGCCCTCTATCAGCAGGTTAAACAG GTGAAGGAAGGGTGCACAGCTTCAGGTTCTGCTGAGGTTGTCAATGGATCAAGATACCTTCATGGTGCTCGGGTAGGGATTGTGGCTAAACCTTCTGCTGAGTTTGTTGGGGCAATCCTTGGTACATGGCTCCGTGGAGGAGTGGCAGTTCCTCTCGCTATAAGCTATCCAGAATCAGAGCTTTTGCATGTGATGAATGATTCA GATGTATCCATGATACTGAGCACTCCAGAGCATCAAGAAACCATGGAGAATGTGGCTGCTAAATGCTCTGCTAAAGTTTCACTAATTCCAACGGTCACCAGTATGCCATCAAACAATATGTTCAGTGAACATTCAGGGGAAGAAGCTATTGGTTTGGTTGTTGAGTTGATAAGGGAAATTGAGGATTCATGCATGATTAAAG GAGATGATCCTGCTCTGATTCTTTACACGAGTGGTACAACGGGTAAACCTAAAGGTGTTGTCCACACACACAAGAGCATAATTGCTCAG GTCCAAATTCTGTCTGAGGCTTGGGAATATACAAATAACGATCAGTTTCTGCATTGTCTACCCTTGCAC CATGTTCATGGTCTCTTCAATGCTTTATTGGCGCCTCTATATGCGGGATCAGTG GTTGAGTTCATGCCAAAATTTAGCGTACGAGGTGTGTGGCAGAGATGGCGTGATTCATACCCTAAAGATGGAAACAAAGCAGCTGATGCGATTACCTTATTTACAGGA GTTCCAACTATGTATACTAGACTGCTGCAAGGATATCAAACTATGGATTCTGATCTACAAAAGGCCTGTGCATCTGCAGCAAATCAATTGCGTCTCATG ATGTGTGGGTCTTCAGCTCTTCCATTTCCCGTTATGAAGCAATGGGAAGAGATAACAGGTCATCGCCTTTTAGAACGTTATGGCATGACTGAG TTTGTGATGGCAATATCCAATCCCTTGCATGGTGTACGAAAAGGAGGCACTGTCGGGAAACCTCTTCCTCGAGTAGAG GTGAAGATTCTTGCAGAAGATGGTAGTGAAGTTGGCACAAGGGGAGTGGGAGAGCTTTGTGTTAGAAGTCCCTCTCTGTTCAAGGAATATTGGAAACTGCCTAAG GTAACAGAGGAATCCTTTACTGATGATGGATTCTTCAAGACTGGAGATACAGTCACAACAGATGAAGATGGATACTACGTAATTTTGGGGC GTACTAATGCTGATATTATGAAAGTTGGTGGTTATAAGCTGTCAGCACTAGAAATTGAAGCAATACTTTTAGAG CACAAGGCAGTGTCAGAATGTTGCATTCTGGGCTTACTGGATGAGGATTATGGGGAAATTGTATGTGCTATAATTGCGCCTCATGCAGATGCAAGAAGTAGTGCAGAGCAAGAACAAAAGCCAGCAATAACCCTAGAAGATCTACGAAGTTGGTCCAAGGATAAACTAGCTCCATATAAG ATCCCGACAAAGTTGTTTCTGTGGGATTCTCTTCCTCGAAATGCCATGGGAAAG GTGAACAAGAAGGAGATCAAAAAATTACTGGAACAACAACCATAA
- the LOC135631068 gene encoding auxin-responsive protein IAA17-like — MTPPPSEQDYIRLSDGLSSAGALNLKDTELRLGLPGSESPERVDVRCGVDGGLKLRLPKGFVSGTKRAFSDAMDGAELPRVDGSEVTPEGGEASFSERRENSGGKEEDGDVEAKAAAPWAAKAQVIGWPPIRSYRRNTMASNPWRNKEEETKGSQGGECLYIKVSMDGAPYLRKVDLKTYSTYADLSLALGKMFTCFTLGQCGGTHGMGGREETKTEGGGAMDLLRGSEYVLTYEDKDGDWMLVGDVPWNMFTDSCRRLRIMRGSDAIGMAPRVMEKSKSRNQ; from the exons ATGACACCGCCGCCATCGGAGCAGGACTACATACGCCTCTCCGACGGGCTCTCCTCCGCCGGGGCGCTCAACCTGAAGGACACCGAGCTCCGGCTGGGGCTACCGGGGTCGGAGTCCCCCGAGAGGGTCGATGTAAGATGCGGGGTCGACGGCGGCCTGAAGCTGAGGCTCCCCAAGGGCTTCGTCTCCGGCACGAAGAGGGCGTTCTCGGACGCCATGGACGGGGCGGAGCTCCCCCGGGTGGATGGATCCGAGGTGACACCCGAGGGAGGCGAGGCTTCCTTCTCGGAGAGAAGGGAGAACAGCGGTGGAAAGGAGGAGGATGGCGATGTAGAGGCAAAGGCGGCGGCACCTTGGGCGGCGAA GGCACAAGTCATTGGGTGGCCACCTATCCGGAGCTACAGAAGGAATACAATGGCCTCAAACCCATGGAGGAACAAAGAGGAGGAGACCAAAGGGAGCCAAGGAGGGGAGTGCCTCTATATCAAGGTCAGCATGGATGGAGCTCCCTATCTCAGAAAGGTCGACCTCAAGACGTACTCCACCTACGCGGATCTCTCACTGGCACTCGGGAAGATGTTTACTTGCTTTACCCTCG GTCAGTGTGGTGGTACTCATGGGATGGGTGGCAGAGAGGAGACGAAGACTGAGGGTGGTGGAGCGATGGACCTTCTTCGAGGGTCTGAGTATGTTCTTACCTACGAGGACAAGGATGGTGACTGGATGCTTGTTGGTGATGTTCCCTGGAA CATGTTTACTGATTCTTGTAGGAGATTGAGGATCATGAGAGGTTCAGACGCAATTGGGATGG CACCAAGGGTGATGGAGAAGTCCAAGAGCCGGAACCAGTAG
- the LOC135582563 gene encoding uncharacterized protein LOC135582563 isoform X2: protein MAGDVEKMIVVGIVWGATNAVMRRGALVWDRKLQLRSRTPGHRPRGRLLGHVLMWIDLLLTWQYSVPFLINLSASAAFFHMLGGAPISVAVPVTNATTFAATAVAAMILGEEMRVGLTFFVLQVIHKHKFDPQDR from the exons ATGGCCGGGGACGTGGAGAAGATGATCGTCGTAGGGATCGTGTGGGGTGCTACCAACGCCGTCATGCGCCGCGGGGCTCTCGTCTGGGACCGGAAGCTCCAGCTTCGATCGCGCACGCCGGGCCACCGCCCCCGCGGCCGCCTCCTAGGCCACGTCCTCATGTGGATCGACCTCCTCCTGACGTGGCAGTACTCCGTCCCTTTCCTGATCAACCTGTCCGCCTCCGCCGCTTTCTTCCACATGCTGGGCGGCGCCCCCATCTCCGTCGCCGTGCCGGTGACAAACGCCACCACGTTCGCCGCCACAGCCGTCGCGGCGATGATCCTCGGCGAGGAGATGCGCGTTGGTCTCACCTTCTTCG TTTTGCAGGTCATTCACAAACACAAATTTGATCCCCAAGACAGGTAG
- the LOC135582563 gene encoding uncharacterized protein LOC135582563 isoform X3 — protein sequence MAGDVEKMIVVGIVWGATNAVMRRGALVWDRKLQLRSRTPGHRPRGRLLGHVLMWIDLLLTWQYSVPFLINLSASAAFFHMLGGAPISVAVPVTNATTFAATAVAAMILGEEMRVGLTFFGHSQTQI from the exons ATGGCCGGGGACGTGGAGAAGATGATCGTCGTAGGGATCGTGTGGGGTGCTACCAACGCCGTCATGCGCCGCGGGGCTCTCGTCTGGGACCGGAAGCTCCAGCTTCGATCGCGCACGCCGGGCCACCGCCCCCGCGGCCGCCTCCTAGGCCACGTCCTCATGTGGATCGACCTCCTCCTGACGTGGCAGTACTCCGTCCCTTTCCTGATCAACCTGTCCGCCTCCGCCGCTTTCTTCCACATGCTGGGCGGCGCCCCCATCTCCGTCGCCGTGCCGGTGACAAACGCCACCACGTTCGCCGCCACAGCCGTCGCGGCGATGATCCTCGGCGAGGAGATGCGCGTTGGTCTCACCTTCTTCG GTCATTCACAAACACAAATTTGA
- the LOC135582563 gene encoding uncharacterized protein LOC135582563 isoform X1, protein MAGDVEKMIVVGIVWGATNAVMRRGALVWDRKLQLRSRTPGHRPRGRLLGHVLMWIDLLLTWQYSVPFLINLSASAAFFHMLGGAPISVAVPVTNATTFAATAVAAMILGEEMRVGLTFFGTSGADGSCSTSETSHHSWKTNLSSWLPCCRRTKTVSVGWPVLALGSSYALLATMMTSTKRQDGCKRTSATPTPPPPSHACIIRIVVFRKPPQSLAASASLSHPLRGPRNDAGRVGGTLGKREGES, encoded by the exons ATGGCCGGGGACGTGGAGAAGATGATCGTCGTAGGGATCGTGTGGGGTGCTACCAACGCCGTCATGCGCCGCGGGGCTCTCGTCTGGGACCGGAAGCTCCAGCTTCGATCGCGCACGCCGGGCCACCGCCCCCGCGGCCGCCTCCTAGGCCACGTCCTCATGTGGATCGACCTCCTCCTGACGTGGCAGTACTCCGTCCCTTTCCTGATCAACCTGTCCGCCTCCGCCGCTTTCTTCCACATGCTGGGCGGCGCCCCCATCTCCGTCGCCGTGCCGGTGACAAACGCCACCACGTTCGCCGCCACAGCCGTCGCGGCGATGATCCTCGGCGAGGAGATGCGCGTTGGTCTCACCTTCTTCG GGACCTCTGGTGCCGACGGCTCTTGCTCCACCAGTGAGACATCACATCACAGCTGGAAGACAAACCTCTCCTCTTGGCTTCCATGCTGTCGCCGGACGAAGACCGTCTCAGTTGGGTGGCCAGTGCTGGCACTCGGATCGAGCTATGCCTTGTTGGCCACAATGATGACAAGTACCAAACGACAAGATGGTTGCAAAAGGACCAGTGCGACTCCAACACCACCGCCACCGTCGCACGCCTGCATCATCCGCATCGTCGTGTTTCGGAAGCCTCCACAGTCGCTCGCCGCCTCGGCCTCCCTCTCGCACCCGCTTCGAGGGCCGCGTAACGACGCTGGGCGAGTCGGTGGTACGCTGGGGAAGAGAGAGGGGGAATCATGA